A DNA window from Hordeum vulgare subsp. vulgare chromosome 1H, MorexV3_pseudomolecules_assembly, whole genome shotgun sequence contains the following coding sequences:
- the LOC123399677 gene encoding uncharacterized protein LOC123399677 yields the protein MASSSCVGGGGADGGVEDGPTTLDELYHINVVPAEMHFKFRKELQGLRVGVNFEFYNLEVNDFEAKVVLKPLDFDRKWQFEYKPISGDIQLLSKKFAVTKYVNLQAVYPVTQ from the exons ATGGCCTCGAGCTCGTGTgtcggcggcggaggggcggACGGGGGCGTCGAGGATGGACCGACGACGCTGGATGAGCTGTACCACATCAACGTCGTGCCGGCCGAGATGCACTTCAAGTTTCGCAAGGAGCTCCAGGGCCTCCGCGTCGGCGTCAACTTCGAG TTCTACAATCTAGAGGTGAATGATTTTGAGGCAAAGGTAGTTCTGAAGCCCCTGGACTTCGACCGGAAGTGGCAGTTCGAGTACAAGCCCATCAGCGGTGACATACAGCTGCTTTCCAAGAAGTTTGCAGTTACAAAGTACGTGAACCTTCAG GCAGTTTATCCTGTAACTCAGTAG